In Cynocephalus volans isolate mCynVol1 chromosome 13, mCynVol1.pri, whole genome shotgun sequence, a genomic segment contains:
- the SPCS3 gene encoding signal peptidase complex subunit 3 → MNTVLSRANSLFAFSLSVMAALTFGCFITTAFKDRSVPVRLHVSRIMLKNVEDFTGPRERSDLGFITFDVTADLENIFDWNVKQLFLYLSAEYSTKNNALNQVVLWDKIVLRGDNPKLLLKDMKTKYFFFDDGNGLKGNRNVTLTLSWNVVPNAGILPLVTGSGHVSVPFPDTYEITKSY, encoded by the exons ATGAACACGGTGCTGTCGCGGGCGAACTCGCTGTTCGCCTTCTCACTGAGCGTGATGGCGGCGCTAACCTTCGGCTGCTTCATCACCACCGCCTTCAAAGACAGGAGCGTCCCGGTGCGGCTGCACGTCTCGCGGATCATGCT AAAAAATGTAGAAGACTTCACTGGACCTAGAGAAAGAAGTGATCTGGGATTCATTACATTTGATGTAACTGCTG ATCTAGAGAATATATTTGATTGGAATGTTAAAcaattgtttctttatttatcagcagaatattcaacaaaaaataat gcTCTGAACCAAGTTGTCCTTTGGGACAAGATTGTTCTGAGAGGTGATAATCCGAAGCTGCTGTTgaaagatatgaaaacaaaatattttttttttgatgatggAAATGGTCTCAA GGGAAACAGAAATGTCACTTTGACCCTATCTTGGAATGTCGTACCAAATGCTGGAATTCTACCTCTTGTGACAGGATCAGGACACGTATCTGTCCCATTTCCAGATACATATGAAATAACGAAGAGTTATTAA